DNA from Nymphaea colorata isolate Beijing-Zhang1983 chromosome 4, ASM883128v2, whole genome shotgun sequence:
CGGTGAGGAGGCGGCGAATGCTGGGCTCCGGCGGCGGGTCCTGTATGACGGGGAACCCAATCGACGACTGCTGGCGGTGCGACCCGAACTGGGGCAGGAACCGGCAGCGACTGGCGGACTGCGCGATTGGATTCGGGAAGGACGCGCTGGGGGGAAGGAATGGGCGGATCTACGTGGTGACGGACCCGTCGGACAGAGACCCGGTGAACCCGGCGCCGGGGACGCTGCGTTACGGCGTCATCCAGACGGAGCCGCTGTGGATCGTGTTCGCACGGGACATGGTGATCAGGCTGAACGAGGAGCTGATAATGAACAGCTTCAAGACGATCGACGGGCGGGGGGCGAACGTGCACATCGCCGGCGGGGCCTGCATCACTATCCAGTACGTGTCCAACATCATCATCCACGGGGTGCACATCCACGACTGCGTCCCGGCCGGCAACGCCAACGTCAGGTCGACGCCGAACCACTACGGGTACAGGAGCAAGTCGGACGGCGATGGGGTGTCGATATTCGCAGGGAAGAACATATGGGTAGACCACTGCACGCTGTCCAACTGCGCTGACGGCCTGATCGACGCCATCATGGGGTCGACGGCGATCACCATCTCCAACAACTACTTCTCCCACCACGACGAGGTGATGCTGCTGGGCCACAGCGACTCCTACACCCCGGACACTTCGATGCAGGTCACCATCGCCTTCAACCGCTTCGGCGAGGCTCTGGTCCAGCGCATGCCCCGCTGCCGCCTCGGCTACTTCCACATCGTTAACAACGACTTCACCGAGTGGCAGATGTACGCCATCGGCGGCAGCGCCAATCCCACCATCAACAGCCAGGGAAACCGCTACATCGCCCCCACCGACCCCAACGCCCGAGAGGTATAACATTAACATCCTCCTTCTTCTCCCACTAGACTAATTAGCCACCATTGATGAACCCAACCCACTGTAGGAGGTGCTCCCACTAGGCTGATCGAAATGAACTCGAAACAGAGTCGAGTTGAAGAAGACGAAAGAGGTGAGGAGCTGGTGCGTGGGCCAGATTGACTGGTGGGGTTGTGGTTGCAGGTGACGAAGAGGGTGGACACGGACGAGAAGGACTGGGCGCGGTGGAATTGGAGGACGGAGGGCGACCAGATGGTCAACGGCGCCTTCTTCGTGCCGTCGGGAGACGGGCTGAGCGCCACCTACGAGAAGGCATCCAGCGTCGAGCCCAAGTCCGCCGGCCTCATCGACCAGCTCACCCAGAACGCCGGCGCTATCGGCTCCACTCCCAGGTTCGAATCGCCCAAATGACTTTGACCGATTTGGCGGGAAAAATCTACCCCGCCCGTTGGATGAGGATCTCGAGGTCCTCAGATCAAACGCCTCGATGTCCGAGATCACCTCTGATATCCGGCTGTTTTTGGTCTCCCGTTTCTTTTTCCGTTGAGTCAGAGAGTCCTTTTTCTCTGTGGCCgtggtaaaatttaaaattcgaTGGAAATAATGATGACGGTCACGCGCTCCGGCTGAGCCTGATCGTACGGCGAACAGAGATTCGATCCCCGTTGGTGCTTGCCAGCAAGACGGGAGGGGCCCGCCTGCGCCGAACGACTGGTTGTTTTCCCGTGTTTGGGTTAGTGGGACTCGAGATTCTTTGGATTTAGAATGCCGAGGAAACTGTTTCTCGCACAAAAGCGGGAGGATGATTTATTTCATTTCCGGTTTGTCTGATACATAATAATTAATTGCAGGAGCAACGGCGGCGTGAGCATGCTGTACCCGGGAGGGGGGACCGGCGGCGATGCCGGTGTCGACGGTGGGTACGGCGGTGGGTTTGGTGGGTACATGGGTATGACTTTCAGGGGCGGTGCGGTTCGCTCATCGCCGTCGAATTGCTGGTGGGCGGTGGCCGTCGTTCTTGTCTTGCTCGAATTATTATTGCCATCCTCCGTCCTGTATTATTAGCTGATGGTGTATGAGATGAGATGAGATCACAAGCGCGTGAAAGGATTTGGTGTTTGGAGTTTCGAGATCTCTATTACTCGGACGGAGGTTGGggccttgttttttttcttgaagaagcTCCTTCCATTGGTCGAAGTGTCCGAATCTCATCAGATCTgatctccttcttcctctctctcaaaCTCTATGCGTCCCTTCATTTTCGGGGGTGGTGCCATTGGAATTTGTCACGATGTAGGCAATGGTTAGAGTGGGGAAATTTTCCGTTGTTATGTATACTGAGAGTCTATTTCTTTCGCATACAGAAAAATGTCTCTCCTGTAATATCTGTCAGATGCAAAATGAAAAGCCTTATATTCCTAGATATGGTAGATTTTAGCTTTATGAAAGATTTTGGCGTTCTGTGTATATGTTTCTTAAATCTATTGGTTTGTTTTCGGAGCCTGATGATCTGCCTACCCTATAAAACTTGTGTGCATTATTTTGTCTTGTCGCTTTGGTGTCCTGTTTCTGCTCTTACTTTCCAACTTATTTATTCACCGGCTGAAGTCAAATATTCCATGCATATAAAGTAGCGTTTGGCGGGACAGTCTCAAGACCATAAACTACAACGCGGCCATGCCCGCTGTAGCTGGAAAGTAACACAAGCATAAAGCCAGGCCGTCGGGTTGCCCAGTCCCCGGCCGAAGCAACTGAGGTCCAAGACCATGGTAGGCAAGTAGGGTCGGGCCAGCGCGGCCAAGACCCATTTTGAACTAGCACACGAGCCTGTGACGGCCTGCTGAATTGGACGATGGTCACGCTGCCAGCAGGGTCCTACATCACTGGCCGCCGCCGGCCCCGCGGGCCAGTGCACAAAATGCCAGCCAGAATGCCCGGGCCAGTGCCTAGCCCCCACACAAAAGCTGAACGGCAGGATGAAGCTCCTGGGTTCTATAAATGAATTTTAGAAGAGGTTGAAGATCAAGTTGGTGGTGATTGGGATGTAGTGTTGATCGTCCAACgacatctttttttttagtctCCTTTTCCGTCGCCTTTTCGCCGGAGAATTTATGAAAGTTTTCAAAGGGTGCATGTGCTTTTGCCATGCAGTGGGGACGGCAGGATCCTTATATCCTCAAAGTCCCTCAAACTTTCTTCCCTACTCAATGCGACTGCATTATTGCAACGCACTAGTGGATTCCCTTATGTTGTTGTGTGCTGACCAAACCGGACACCGAAAATCTCCGAGTTCCAACTAAAGGGAGACCAATCACTCTACAAGTGGCGAGGGCGTTACTGAGCTCCACATGCCGTTCAGTTGAAAATGAAAGCTTCCCATACAGTGCATCTTTTTATAGTTTTCTCTTTAGGCGCTGGCAAAAAttactttcttcctttttttgttaaattcttGCGGTAGATTTACTCGTTAGAACACATGCATTacagaagaaaaattgaagagtTTGATTTGCTGATGTCCATGAGTGATTAATTCACGGATAAAAATAACATTTGAGCAAGTTAGAAACCGGCGCTTGGTATTTGAGCCAGTCACAAGTCACCTTCAACTGTTGAAAGTTGACAAATAAGCACTCCATTGTCGAAATAACCTCTTAAGGGGCCACATATCGACAGAAAATGTTGGCTTTTCTgaagtatatatgtatatatttgggAGGATTTGATCTCTACAAGGGATAATTGTCATTTcgtataaaaaattaatgtattCTATTCAATAAGCGGTTATTTAAGAACTTTTCTAAAAAAAGTTGAGATTAACCTTTCAAAACTGCGCAGTAATTTGCTATTCATCAGAtggtaggttttttttttaacatcccAAAATTTAGTCATGAGGaatcttcaaaaacttataaACTGATCATTTGAGTCGATACGGTCCCATATCCGTAGGTATTCAATGGGAGTTGTTTcagtttccttattttttttcaaggtAGAGTCAATACACAATGCATTTGCCA
Protein-coding regions in this window:
- the LOC116252156 gene encoding probable pectate lyase 5, which codes for MVMMLLHPLCVIILLYHIAPVFPLPNSPPPHHHQNVSVYDSEAIVRSVQMKVEESVRRRRMLGSGGGSCMTGNPIDDCWRCDPNWGRNRQRLADCAIGFGKDALGGRNGRIYVVTDPSDRDPVNPAPGTLRYGVIQTEPLWIVFARDMVIRLNEELIMNSFKTIDGRGANVHIAGGACITIQYVSNIIIHGVHIHDCVPAGNANVRSTPNHYGYRSKSDGDGVSIFAGKNIWVDHCTLSNCADGLIDAIMGSTAITISNNYFSHHDEVMLLGHSDSYTPDTSMQVTIAFNRFGEALVQRMPRCRLGYFHIVNNDFTEWQMYAIGGSANPTINSQGNRYIAPTDPNAREVTKRVDTDEKDWARWNWRTEGDQMVNGAFFVPSGDGLSATYEKASSVEPKSAGLIDQLTQNAGAIGSTPRSNGGVSMLYPGGGTGGDAGVDGGYGGGFGGYMGMTFRGGAVRSSPSNCWWAVAVVLVLLELLLPSSVLYY